One Pan paniscus chromosome 16, NHGRI_mPanPan1-v2.0_pri, whole genome shotgun sequence DNA segment encodes these proteins:
- the LDHAL6B gene encoding L-lactate dehydrogenase A-like 6B: MSWTVPVVRASQRVSSVGANFPCLGMALCPRQATRIPLNGTWLFTPVSKMATVKSELIERFTSEKPVHHSKVSIIGTGSVGMACAISILLKGLSDELALVDLDEDKLKGETMDLQHGSPFTKMPNIVCSKDYFVTANSNLVIITAGARQEKGETRLNLVQRNVAIFKLMISSIVQYSPHCKLIIVSNPVDILTYVAWKLSAFPKNRIIGSGCNLDTARFRFLIGQKLGIHSESCHGWILGEHGDSSVPVWSGVNIAGVPLKDLNSDIGTDKDPEQWKNVHKEVIATAYEIIKMKGYTSWAIGLSVADLTESILKNLRRIHPVSTIIKGLYGIDEEVFLSIPCILGENGITNLIKIKLTPEEEAHLKKSAKTLWEIQNKLKL; the protein is encoded by the coding sequence ATGAGTTGGACTGTGCCTGTTGTGCGGGCCAGCCAGAGAGTGAGCTCGGTGGGAGCGAATTTCCCATGCCTGGGGATGGCCCTGTGTCCGCGTCAAGCAACGCGCATCCCGCTCAACGGCACCTGGCTCTTCACCCCCGTGAGCAAGATGGCGACTGTGAAGAGTGAGCTTATTGAGCGTTTCACTTCCGAGAAGCCCGTTCATCACAGTAAGGTCTCCATCATAGGAACTGGATCGGTGGGCATGGCCTGCGCTATCAGCATCTTATTAAAAGGCTTGAGTGATGAACTTGCCCTTGTGGATCTTGATGAAGACAAACTGAAGGGTGAGACAATGGATCTTCAACATGGCAGCCCTTTCACGAAAATGCCAAATATTGTTTGTAGCAAAGATTACTTTGTCACAGCAAACTCCAACCTAGTGATTATCACAGCAGGTGCACGCCAAGAAAAGGGAGAAACGCGCCTTAATTTAGTCCAGCGAAATGTGGCCATCTTCAAGTTAATGATTTCCAGTATTGTCCAGTACAGCCCCCACTGCAAACTGATTATTGTTTCCAATCCAGTGGATATCTTAACTTATGTAGCTTGGAAGTTGAGTGCATTTCCCAAAAACCGTATTATTGGAAGCGGCTGTAATCTGGATACTGCTCGTTTTCGTTTCTTGATTGGACAAAAGCTTGGTATCCATTCTGAAAGCTGCCATGGATGGATCCTCGGAGAGCATGGAGACTCAAGTGTTCctgtgtggagtggagtgaacaTAGCTGGTGTCCCTTTGAAGGATCTGAACTCTGATATAGGAACTGATAAAGATCCTGAGCAATGGAAAAATGTCCACAAAGAAGTGATTGCAACTGCCTATGAGATTATTAAAATGAAAGGTTATACTTCTTGGGCCATTGGCCTATCTGTGGCCGATTTAACAGAAAGTATTTTGAAGAATCTTAGGAGAATACATCCAGTTTCCACCATAATTAAGGGCCTCTATGGAATAGATGAAGAAGTATTCCTCAGTATTCCTTGTATCCTGGGAGAGAACGGTATTACCAACCTTATAAAGATAAAGCTGACCCCTGAAGAAGAGGCCCATCTGAAAAAAAGTGCAAAAACACTTTGGGAAATTCAGAATAAGCTTAAGCTTTAA